GAGACCACTACTGCCCTTGGAAcagaggcagggagggcagggggagaaggggaagagaggggagggtcATGGCCTCCGAAGTGATAAGGGATGGTTCCCAGACGTGGGTCTGCGTCCCTCAGGTCCACACAGCTGATCTCCCTAGATCTTCAGGATTTTTCCAGCCCCTACCATCGCTCTAGCAGCCCAAGCAGTGACCATCTCTTCCCTGTTCACCCTAGAGGAGCACTTCGTGGTGGCCCTGTATGACTACAAAGCCGTGAACAACCAGGACCTGCAGATGCTGAAGGGGGAGAAGCTGCAGATCCTGAAGGAGTAAGTGTCCCAGACACCGTCCCTGTGACTGCaggaccccaccccccacccacctacCTTTCCCCCAACGCACCGCCCTGCACGGCTGCCTCCAGAATATCTTCTCCAgtgccctgccccccagcccagcGCAGCCCAGCCCAGTCACTCAGTAGTAGGGGTTCGTATTCACTACCTCCTGCTCTGCTGTCAAAACCCTACTCTTCCTTCAAAACCCACCTTTAAcgtcacctcctccatgaagccctccTGATGCCCACAACGCTTGCCTGGCTGCTCCGTCACAGCTCTGGACTGGACTCTGTTGTGTCCAGATTTGTCTCCCTTGCCAGACAAGATCTCGCCTGAGACCCTACCTGTGAGTTCAGCTTTAGTTTATCCAGAGGTTCTTCTCAGAAACTGCTCTAAAGCCACCCTGTCGCACGTCGGGCTTGTCCTGTGGAGGCTGAGGACTCCTTTATTTCTCGATGTTCTGCGATAAAGTGTGAAGGCCCTGACCTTTTGACCATCTGTGGGCTCCGGTTGGTCCTCTCCTCCGCAGCCCTCCTTGTTTCTGTCTTTCCCATCCAGTCCAACCTCACTCCCCAAACCCTAAACGTGTCCCATTAATCGAGAGGAAGGCGGCTCACCAGAGGACTGGGGCCCTCGTGGGTGGATCAGGCTACGGAGACAAACCCCCGCCCCGGAGGCTGCGttgttccctttcctcccctgGGCCAGGAGCATCTTGGGCCCAACGGATGCTGGCGAGTTGGAATGACCTGGACAGCCCGCATCACTGAGCCCCTGGCCCCAGTTCCCTCCCTCCACCCGACCACCTGCCTCTCGAATTCTCTGCCTCCCAGGGGTGAGATGCTGTGGGCTGTGAGCTGCCCAGAGAGCCTTGTGGGAGCCGctacctgttttgtttttctttcccacctAGAGCTGGAGACTGGTGGTTGGCCAAGTCTCTCATCACAGGAAGAGAAGGCTACGTGCCCAGCAACTTTGTGACCCGAATAGAGACCCTGGAAGTGGAAAAGTAGGTGGACAGATGGCCCCTCAGAGCAGAGGCGTGTGCTGGGGGCTTCTAGTCCGCGCAGGGCAGAGCCAGAAAGTAGCTAAATAGCAGAGCAGGGTGTGAACCCGGCAcagagggggcaggagaggggtggggacTTGGTGCCTCTGGGAAAGGCTTGTCTAATGTCCCAGCAACATTTAAATCTCTGTGTGACACTGAGGGTGTCACTCAGGGAACCCATCTCACCCTTCCCACCTGTAAAACGGGAGCTGCCCGTTTCCTGGCTAACCTGGTAGAGACGACCCCATGTCCCACCACCTTGATCAgccaccctcctcccctgcctccaggACAGGACTCAGGGCTTGCACCTCGGGGGACTCACAGGATGGGGGCCTTAAGGGACAGCTCCACCCCAGCATCCTCATAACCTACCTGCCTGTGGCACCAGCCAGGGCCTCAAGCATTAGTGCCCTGAGCAAACAGAGccagagccccagctctgcccaggacCGGGGAGGATGCAAAACCCATTATGACGTGACCCCTGCCCTGAAGGAGCTCAGAGTCTGTCAAACTCACGAGCTGGCATGGGTCTGCCACCTCGTCTAGTGTTCCCATCCAGCGATGCTCGCCCCCAGGAGGGCTCCTTGCCCAGCACGCCCGGCCCTGTGCCTGTCCCTGGACCAGTGTGGGGCGGGCACATCCACCCTGACCAGCCTGTGCTCAAGGGGCACTAGAGACCCAACCCCAAGGAGGGTGGGCTGTGAGGGAAGGTGTCAGGTGCATTCTCCCAGAGCAAAATTAACAAAGGGCACCAAATACTGCTCTCCTTTCATTTCAAGAAAACACCAAGTCCATCGCTGACAGCAGGGAAGGGGACCGAGGGGTATTTCATGTATCAAAATGTGAGGGGCTCAGCTCAGGGTTAAGTTGGCAACGGGAACACATTTCATCTCTGGAGGGAAGGGACTTGGGTGACAGTATCCCCGGGAGTGTGGCCACTCTCTGAGGTCTGTCTGCCTTCGTGCTTTTCTTTTCCAGGTGGTTCTTTAGATCAATTTGCCGGAGAGATGCCGAGAGGCAGCTTCTGGCTCCAATCAATAAGGCCGGCTCCTTTCTAATTAGAGAGAGCGAAACCAGCAAAGGTAAGCCTGGGCCTCCGCTTCCCTCCCTGTGCAGCCCGGGAGCCCCACCTGCAGCCTTGCTTCTGGGAGTTGGGAGGGGGCCAGTGTGTGAGGTGCTAGGCAGGAGAACCTGGCAGCGTCCACCCCGGGGGGTCCCTCCCACATCAGGCCAGCCAAGACAGCCCATGGGTATCCGGTAACTGAGCGTGAGGCTGTGCACATGGACAGTTCTCCCAGGGCCCCGCTGGAAATGTGCCCAGCACGAGAGCGGCTCCCATCTCGGGCTGGTCTCGCACTGCCTCGGTCAGCAGGGGTGCTGAGGCTGGCGGGGCAGAAGAGGGGGTGTGACCCAGGGCCACGTCTGGAATCAAAGGATTTGGGAGCTGAAAGAATCCTTAGAGATAATGTCAGCTAGAGGCTGTGACTCAAGACACTTCCAAGAGCCTGTGAGGTATAAGTTTGTGATATACAAGGATGGGGCAGTGATCACTGAGATCTGGTGGACTCACAGATTCAAACCCACCTACCGAGCAGAACGTTTCTGCCACCACCCTCAGGCCACTgggttctctctttctctgtctttagttttctctctgtctttcctccTCAAAGTTCTTTCTGCTATAAAGTATAAAACGCATCTAAAAACTGCATAAATTATAAATGAGTGCATAATTATAGAGTCATGCTAAGTAAACACCTGTGTGACCACAAGAGCGAGAACATTCCAGACACCCAgagcccctctccctgccccaccggTGCCCCTTTCTGATTCACCTCCCCACCcgccagagaagccaccactgtCCTGACTTGGATGGAAATCCTTCCTTATCTTTCTTTATAGTGTTACCACCCATGTTTTGTCTGTTTCTCAcctttatacaaatggaatcatagtattttagtttttgtgtgtgtcctgTTCCTTTCACTCAACACTGTAAGATTCTGTATTCGTGTGCCAGGCCTTCTGAAGCAAAGTACCAGAACTGggggacttaaacaacagaaatgtgttttcccacagttctggaggctagaaatctgagatcaaggtgtcagcagggttggtttctcctgaggcctctctccctggcttgtagacggccgtcttctccctgtgtcctcacatggttgtccctctgtgtgtgtctgtgtcctcatgccctcttcttataaggacaccagtcatattgggtcAGGGCCCaccccaatgacctcattttaatgtaatcacctctttaaagaccctatttccaaagatagtcacattctgatgtactgggggttaggacttcagcacaggaatttgtggggaggggggggacacaattcagcccataacagactCACTCGTGTTGTTGAGGATAGCAACAGCTCACTTTGACTGCTATACGGAATCTAGTATATGAATATTCCATAAGTTATTGCTATTTCTCCACGCTAACGTTGGTGGACTTGGGGTTGTTTCCGGTTTGGGGCTGTTATGACCGTGCCGCTATGAACCTTGTTATATATGCTTCCTGGTACACGTTTGCCACTAGTCTTCCATCTTTGAGGTACTGGGCCAATACCCCCAtttgaaagatgagaaaactgactcCCTGAGGGAAGAAGTGACTCATTCAAGACCAACAGTGAACAAGCGTCAGGGCCCAGATCATCTGAGGGGCACCAAAAATCTTCACAAGCTCTAAAACGTGTCCAACTGGCCTAACCTGGTGGATGGAGGGGAGTTTCCCAAGCAGGGCGAAGAAAGCCTTTGTTATCAGGACACTGCACAGAGGGACCTGTTACAGGAGAGGAGGTGGCAGCAGCGACATCAGAGGtgaaggggagagagggtggCCGGGCTGTGAGCCTGGCCCCCTGTGTTGGGGCAAAGAGAAaggacagggctttcctggtgggagcaccaccccctcccccgcccgctGGCTTACGCTTCAGCTCCATCCATGGCTTGAGAACTGCAGTGAGTGGAAACACGAAAGCAGCAAAAGCTGGACAAAGAGAGCTGCTTACAGCCCACTGGAGGCTCAGGGGAGCTCCCACAGCTCACTGCCCCTCAAAGGGTCAGAACCaggtgggggaggtggagggatgCAATGGTGCGTTGGGGCGCTCTGTGCAGAATTTCCGGATATGCGCCGATGGATGCATTAAATTATATACACGTACATATTAGGATATTGCCACTACTCCATCTGAATAGCAGGGCACCTATGTCCAAGAAACAATATGGGAATCATTAGAGATGACATAAGTGTTTTGTTTGCTGTAGAATATTTCAAATGCATATGGAAGTAAAGCGAATAGTATAATGGAGCCCCTGTACCCAACACCCAGCTTAACAATAATCAACCCAGCTAATCTCGTTTTGTGTATATCGCCACCCACCACTCTtactttgaagcaaatcccagacatcacgTCATTTCACCCGGAAATGATGTTTTAATTGTTGCCTATTGCTAAGGGACCCCCTGGAGGGAAAGGGCGTCCCCAGCCTCAGTGTGAAGGAGGAAGGGGTCTCTAAGGGTGGCAGGTGTCTCCTCCTGTccttgcccccctccccagctAGTCCAGGCTGGGATTGGCCAGATGGAGCTGACGCTTCAGGACCCCACGCACATATACACATCCCTGCATACACATGTGCACACTCCACCGAACTCCAAAGCATCTGGAGGCCACAGACAGAGGATGGGAGATGGGGAAGGAACACTGCCCCCAGAAGCCAGGGAGCGAGTTCTAGCCCCGAGAGGCCTCCAGGACATCCCTTAGCTTCTCAAGCTTCATTTAATTGGTATCTGTGTGAGGACTGACTAGTTTCCCAGTTCAAGGGCAGGTGGTCCTTACAGTGTTAAGAAATCTCAATGTCTGGGAGCCCAGCCTTGCCTCTGCCCAGCGCAGCCCACACGCAGCGTGGAGACAGGACAAGGGGATCCAGATTTTGTGAACCGCAAGGATTGAAGTCCCCTTTAAGAGGAAGGAATGCCAGATTGTAGATAGATATTCGGGACAGTCCCTAGGAGGAGCCCACACAAGAGAGAGGCCCTAAATCCGAGCTTCTGCAGCCCTGCTGGAGGAGAGCCCCGTCTCCTTGCCTGATCTAGAGGATTCACAAGCAGGGTGCAGCGGAGGGAACGGGGAGAACAGCTCCCTTCCTCACTAGGGTGATGCGCGGATGAATGGACTCACTAGAGCCACTCTCTGGTTCCTGAGATACCGGGCACGTTGCACCCACCCGGGGCGAAGTCGGGGCCACAGTTTGCCGCGTGCGGGCTGGGCTGGGGTCGGGCGCGTGGAGCGGGCTGTGGCGGAGGCAGGGCGCGCCGCGGGGCGCAAGGCTTCTCCGCATCCTTTTGCAGGTGGGCAATAAGAGAGGCGCAATGGCCAAGGGTTAGGGGAGAAGAGATTTGAGATGGGCTGATGGGCTGATGGGGGAGGAAAGACACGTAAAGACAAACACCGCAAAGCAAAATCAAGCGCCCACACCCAGGACAAGAGGTGTCCAAGCCTGACACCTGGCGGGGAGGGCTGGTACTGCTCGAGGTAGGCGAGCCCTTAGAAAGGGCACGGGAGCCCCCAAGCCTGCTGCTAGCCAGCGGAGGACCCTGGTGCAAAGCGACATCCcccttctgggcctcagcttcctcatcttccAAATAAGAGTGGAGGAGTGTGGTGCCCAGAGAGCTGGAGAGAGGCGCTTTATAAAAACCATCAAGTTCGTGGAATGTTTTTCAGCTGAAAACTCTTGCCACCTAAATTGCTCTTAACGCTTGCCATCTGCTACATTCACCTAGAAGACAGAATACCTAGTTGTGTGTATGGATTTGAACAGAACCCCTGGGGAGTGTCTTATGTTCTCCCCCATGGACAGGAGTGCTTGGGGTTGTAATTTAGTATTGCATGTGGGGTAGGGTCAGCCTTTCagctggaatgaatgaatgaatgaatgagtcagtcTCTTAGTCCCTCCAACAACTCTGTATTTCTCAATATCCCATGGCAAAGGGTCCGCAAGCCCCAGGGCCCAAGTTGGGGGACAGCCTGATTGCTAAGATAACATCCTGCCTGCTCCAGAGCTCTGGGATTCTCTGGCTGAGTTTTGGGAGATTTTGGGGAGGAACGTCAAGGACAGAGTCAGATGGAGCTGAGAGGAAAGGCTTCCAGGAGGGTGGAGGGtgagatgaaggaaaagataacTTTTGATGGAAGTGGTCAAAATGGAGAGCAGAATTTGGGGAACTTTTTTCCAGGGTATTGAAATGAAGCCCAAATCCCAGTCCTgggtttccctctatgccttgcTTCTCATGTATGTGTCTTTATTAACCCTCCAGGTgccttttctctgtctgtgaaggATGTGACCACCCAGGGGGAGGTGATCAAACACTATAAGATCCGCTCCCTGGATGAAGGCGGCTATTACATCTCCCCCCGAAACACCTTCCCCACCCTGCAGGCTCTGGTGCAGCACTATTCTAGTAAGAGGGGGCGTCTGATGAGGGCGCGTGGGGGGCTTGTACCAGAGGAGCCCTTGTATCTCCCTATCACTAAGATCTCAGGATGGTGTGAATTACTGGTACCATCTTGGTGGAGGGGTGGAGGATTATCCCAAGGCTGGACCTAAGGAGTTGACAACTGTCAACATACTGATTCACATTCTGTGTCCCTCATCCCCTCTACTGGCTGTGAGCACTCGGGGAGTAACAAGTATTTTCAGTCTTAGAGACAGCAAGACAATGATAGCATTCCTTGCTTAGTGCAAAACGAATGcagagagctgtgtgtgtgtggtgtgtgcacgACGGGTAGGGGTGGGGTAGGGCAGGCAATAGGGGGCAGGGACGCAGCTGAGAGTGATGTGGCTCCCATGAGAATGAGACCAGTCtggctccagccccacctcttcTTTCCTAATGCAGAGAAGGGGGATGGTTTGTGCCAGAGGCTGACCCAACCCTGTGTGAGCCTGGCTCTCCAGAACCCCTGGGCCCAGGACGAATGGGAAATCCCCCGGCAGTCCCTCAAGCTGGTCAGGAAACTTGGGTCTGGGCAGTTTGGCGAAGTCTGGATGGGTGAGTATGTGTCATGCCGGGAGCCGCTCTCTTCCTGTCCTGCGTCCCGAAGCACAGAAGTCTCGGGATTTGCACAGGGCATCGTGCTTCCCATAAAGGCTTATGAGGGGGAAGGGACTGCGGctatatacccattttacagatgaggtaatgGAGGCATAGGACACTAAAGTGACTTGCCTTCAGCTGTTCCGCACATGATGGTGAAGCAGGAGTAGAACCCAACTCTCCCACCCCCTCAGCCCAGTCCCTCCTTGGTTCTTTGCTGCCCAGAGCTGCCTTTGCCATTGATTTGTGTGTGACCTGAAACGCCTTGCTAACTCATAGAGTGGCAACACGTGTTAACCGTGGTGAGCGGTGAACCAGGGGCCCCAAGACTGTGGTAACAGACCAAAGCCAGCACTTGCAGCTGTGAGACTAGCCAGTCCCTTAACTTCTGGACTCCTGTGGCCTCACCTTCAATGACAGTTGACGGTCGCTCCTCTGCTCAGCATGGGCACTCTCAGAACACAAGGTGCTTTAGTTTATCCCCGGAAAGGTCCATGTCTATGGGCATGATTTCACGGTGGGATCctgctgcccccctccccccccccgcagTCCTCTGGCACCCAGGACTGATGCCTGAGGCGCCCCTGGCAGGAGCTCCACCTGGATTGTTGCAAGTCTGAGTCATGACTCACCTTCTCCCTTCAGTGTGGATGGGGACCTCAtggtgggggtgggtgtgtgCAGGTGCCGGCGCTGTAAGGGAAACATCACAGGGCGCAGAAAGGGGGAAGGAGTCTCCAGGCCCCCTCTGCGTTCTCTATGCTTTTGTCATGGGCTGTGATGCTCCCTGCCACGCTGAAGCTATCAAGTGGTAGCAGAGACTCATTACGTAGGGGTAGGAGGCAGGCTACGTGAAGGACAAGAGATGCACCCCAGACCCGGGTGTAGGGGCAAGGAGGTGAAATGGGCCCCCTCCCAGGCCGGGTAAGTTCCTCCACTGCCTGGCGCTCCCAACTGGCAGGGGAGACTGGGACAAGCTGGCATCCCACAAGGTAAGCAGGCACATCCGTCCGTCTCAGGAGCTGTCATGCCAGCCCAGGACCACttccgggggcggggcgggggcggctgTGGCCTCAGTGCCCCATCTATAGAACAGGGATGGCTCCTGGAAGCTTATGTCGATTTTGGTTAAGGGGTCACCTCCCATAGCCTCTGGGTCTTCTGAATGTCCTCCTCATTCTCCGTCCCTGGGGCTCAGGTTATTACAAAAACAACATCAAGGTGGCCATCAAGACCTTGAAGGAGGGAACCATGTCTCCGGAGGCCTTCCTGGGTGAGGCCAAcctgatgaaaactctccagcaCGAGAGGCTGGTCCGTCTCTACGCCGTGGTCACCAAGGAGCCCATCTACATCGTGACCGAGTACATGGCCAGAGGTGGTGCCCTGCCCGGGACTGCATCCTTcagacagaggcagggaggctTGAGGGTGGGAGTCCAGGCTTGGGGGCCCGAGAAGGCTGAGGCTGATCTGCTGCCATAGGCTTGCCTGGCCGGGAGACCTCGGCAGGAGATCCCTGAGCCACGGGCTGGATCGGTTAGCCAACATCTTTCAGATCTAGGGAGTTCGGTGTGCGTGGGGGGGGCGGAGGGAAGGATGATGAGAACAAGACGGATAAGTGGTCCTCACAGAGCGGTGTCCTCGGTGCAGGAGCCCTTGAACCAGCATTTTTGGAGCGCGCCTTCTGTGCCTGGCACTGCTTGATGCCCCCTGGGGAGGACAGAGCGAGGCAAAGTCCAAAGAACAGTAGGCTGGGTGTCCAGAGACGGTTCTAGTCCAGAGAACGTTTGACAACCCTATGAGCattttacaacatggatgaaaagaGAGGTTGGGCGAGATGGCCTCTGAGGTCCATGGTGTGGCCACGCTCTCCCGGGACAGGGGCTCCTTCTCACCCCTCCTGTGGCCCTGACCACACACTGATTCTGGTCAGATCCTAACGTGCTCTGCTAATACAGTTCCTGAAAGGTCGTTATGAAGGGGCCCACGCTGAGCACCTGACTCCCCAGCTCACCTCTTAGCCACCCCTGTGGTGAGCATCCCCCAACTCTTAGACGCCAAAGGGGAGCTGCGTTTGTTCCCTGCACCAACCCAGGAGACGGGTCTCTCCGTTCTGGTGCTTTCTTGTGCCCTTGGTCCTCGGAGGAAGAATCTCTGCCAACAGACAGAGAAGGGGGCAAGAAGATGCTTCGGAATGTGGTGCAGGGAATGAGCATGTTCTGCTCCGGTTCCCTGGCTGCATGACCCTGAACTTGGCCGAGACCTAACATCCTCCAAGCAGCTGGTAGCAGATCAGCACCTCCTGGGCGCTGTGAGGGCTGAGATGGGAGTTTCTGTAGAGCAGAGGCACCTGCAGCTGTgggtgggtttgtctctgggcacTAGAGATCCGGTGCCACCCACTTCCTGCCGCAGGTGGGGAACAGCCCATACCCTGAGAGGCCGGCCCAGCCAGGGTTGGGTCACTGCACAAATGCAGCTGCAACTTCTCTTTCCTCAGGCTGCTTGCTGGATTTCCTGAAGACGGATGAAGGTAGCCGATTGTCCCTCCCAAGGCTGATCGACATGTCGGCCCAGGTTTGTGAGAACCGAGTGCAGCGGGCCAGGCCCCCAGACCCTCTCCTCCGTCCCCATGGCTTAACAATATCAACTAGTTAGAGGTTGTGTCCATTAGATTTAGGCTGGGCTGTGAAGGACAGAGAGCCCAAAGTCATCATGGCTTAAATGTGTAAACACCAGAGGTGGGCAGCCTGGGGCGGGCAGCGGGGCCACTCCTCAGAGCAGGGACCCAGGTTTCTTCCACCCTCCAGGTCTTAGCAGGTCGTCTTCCCACCGAGGGAGACTGCTCACACTTTAGCATCTTGTCCTCCTCAGCCAGCAAGAAGAAGTAGGGGGGCGGCGGGTGGGGGGAagcccacctccctccctttAGAGACACGTCCCCAAAGTCACCCACTACCCTTGCTCTCCCAGCCCCCTGGCCAGCGGTCACCAGCCAACACCTACTGCAAGGgaacctgggaaatgtagtctttatccTGGGCAGCCATGAAGGAGCGAGGTGGGTTCTATTGCTAAGGacgagaaggaggaaaggatggtGTGGGAGACCCAGAGAGTTCCCACGAATTCCATGCCACACGGTAGGCCCGTGTTTTGTGGTGACCTCGCCTGTCCTCAGACGGTGCCCACAAATGCCTTCTGTAGACTCAGACGGCGTGAGGTAAAGAgcaaaaggaaggggagggatcTTTCCTCCCCGGGGATTTTAGCTGAGGGTTCTAACCGGCAGCAAAGCACATCTGGTGGCTCCAGGTTAAAACTGGAACTCTCAGCAGAAAAGCTCTGGTCTGTGGTCAGCccatgagacacacacacacacacacacacacacacccctgctgCAGAGAGGCACCCTCCCGCATCTACCTTCTCCTCTACCGTTATCTGCTGTTAATATCAGGACAGGCACTGAGGTCACCACCCCTCTTCTCTGCACCGAGGTGAGCACAGGCCGGGTCCAACAGGCTGGTGAGGTGATCTCGGAAAATTAACGCTGGTGACCGGTTTCAAAACACAGCGCAGCGATCAGCCTGcccactctttttttcccccgttcttttccttctctctctctctccgctGTCTCTTAGTCAATCCTTTGGGAAATCTTGGGTCACCCAGAGGCAAAAGATGCGAAAAGCCACCTGAGTTTATAAGTAGGTGTGGTCAAGAGTCTGAAggttaggaaacaagaaaatcagaACCTTCCAGGCGAGCAGCTTCTAAACCACACTCTGATCATGCTAACACCTcactgcgtgcacacacacacacacacacgcacacgcacaccctCACCGCCTCCTGGGCGCTCCTTTTCCTGCTCTAAGGCATGAAATGCCAAGCTCCCCTCCAACCACAAGCCCGTGTGCCCCACTCTGCAGCCACACGGCAGCTCCCCCCTGTCCTGTCACATCTGGGAGCCTTTGCCCAGACTGTCCCCTCTGCCCAGGATGCCTTTGCCTCTCTTCTCAGCTGGCAGAATCCTAATCAACGTTCAGGACCCAGGTCAAGCTCacttctgttcaatttttctggACAAGAAAGTGCAGAGAGCACCTTGGTCATGTGTTCCCCTAGCATCGTGCCAGGTGGATGCTTCTTGAAAGCAGATCCGGGTCCTGctagacctttttttaaaatttctaataccGCTCGTATAGTACATATATACGTGAATACAATATAGTACATATTTGTTAATGGGGTGAATACTGCTAAATGCTGTCCAGATATAAGATATTTGGTATTCAGCCTTATAGTCCTCGCAGTACCATACCAACACATACGTATGATGGAATGACTTAGCGAAGGAATAAATATGAAGATAgaatatacaaatgaatgaataaatgaataaaccagTGCAAGGGAAGCCTAAGTAGGAGGGGGATCAATTCCAGTGCTGGCTTTGAGGAGGTACATTGGCTTTctattctctgcctcagtttcttcatccatccaCTGGGAGTGCAGTGAATAaaccctgagttcctttctttggCTAAACGGCACAAGAGCAGGACAAACAGCTCCTCCTGGCCCAATGCTGGTGACCTGGGACAGAAACAACTCTCTTCTTTCACTGCCTCCGTTCTGTCAGGATCCTGCTGGGTTAGGTCCTCCTACCGGTCTCACCTAATGCTCTCCGCAGCCCTGGGGCCCTGGAGACCCATCCCCTCACGTTCCCTGTCAGGGCAGTGATTCCCCCTCCCCCGAGGAGCTTAAGCAGTGATTGCAATCCAGGACTCCCTGCTCCAGGACCACTGCTTGCAACTTGCTGAGGAAATGAAACCCTCTGCCCAAcctcctgccttcccctcctctcacgccccttccttccttttctcctgcctGCCATCTGCCACCTTCCTGCCCTGCAGACCcttggaaggagaggagaggtgggtGAGCAGGGCGGGGCCCCTGGCTCTGACGCAGAGGGCGGCTGGAGTCCTTCTCCCCGAGGGGCGCTGGCCTTCACCGTGGGGCCCAT
This region of Delphinus delphis chromosome 6, mDelDel1.2, whole genome shotgun sequence genomic DNA includes:
- the BLK gene encoding tyrosine-protein kinase Blk, with protein sequence MGVVSSKRQVKEKGKGRWSPEKASTQGKEAPPLPPLVVFNHLAPPPPDTRHPDQEEHFVVALYDYKAVNNQDLQMLKGEKLQILKEAGDWWLAKSLITGREGYVPSNFVTRIETLEVEKWFFRSICRRDAERQLLAPINKAGSFLIRESETSKGAFSLSVKDVTTQGEVIKHYKIRSLDEGGYYISPRNTFPTLQALVQHYSKKGDGLCQRLTQPCVSLALQNPWAQDEWEIPRQSLKLVRKLGSGQFGEVWMGYYKNNIKVAIKTLKEGTMSPEAFLGEANLMKTLQHERLVRLYAVVTKEPIYIVTEYMARGCLLDFLKTDEGSRLSLPRLIDMSAQIAEGMAYIEQMNSIHRDLRAANILVSETLCCKIGDFGLARIIDNEYTAQEGAKFPIKWTAPEAIHFGVFTIKADVWSFGILLMEIITYGRVPYPGMSNPEVIGNLGRGYRMPRPDSCPPELYSSVIAECWRSRPEERPTFEFLQSVLEDFHTATEGQYELQP